The following are encoded together in the Pseudomonas sediminis genome:
- a CDS encoding gamma carbonic anhydrase family protein, protein MAIRKYQQHLPQLGARVFVDASAVVIGDVELGEDSSVWPMTVIRGDMHRIRIGARTSVQDGSVLHITHAGPFNPDGYPLIIGDEVTVGHKVTLHGCTLGNRILVGMGSIVMDGAVVEDEVIIGAGSLVPPGKRLESGYLYVGSPVKQARPLTDKERNFFSYTAGNYVKLKDLHLAEGYDQ, encoded by the coding sequence GTGGCGATTCGCAAATACCAGCAACACCTCCCCCAACTGGGTGCGCGCGTCTTCGTCGACGCCTCCGCCGTGGTCATCGGTGATGTCGAACTGGGTGAGGACAGCTCGGTGTGGCCGATGACCGTGATCCGTGGCGACATGCACCGCATCCGCATTGGCGCGCGCACCAGCGTGCAGGACGGCAGCGTGCTGCACATCACCCACGCCGGGCCGTTCAACCCCGATGGTTACCCGCTGATCATCGGTGATGAAGTGACCGTCGGGCACAAGGTCACCCTGCATGGCTGCACCCTGGGCAACCGGATTCTGGTCGGCATGGGCAGCATCGTCATGGACGGCGCGGTGGTCGAGGACGAGGTGATCATCGGCGCAGGCTCGCTGGTGCCGCCGGGCAAACGCCTGGAAAGCGGCTATCTCTACGTCGGCAGCCCGGTGAAACAGGCCCGCCCGCTGACCGACAAGGAACGCAACTTCTTCAGCTACACGGCCGGCAACTACGTGAAACTCAAGGATCTGCACCTGGCCGAAGGTTACGACCAGTGA
- the prlC gene encoding oligopeptidase A, protein MTANNPLLQDFDLPPYSQIKPEHVEPAVDQILADSRTAITKLLEQQQTNPSWDGLVLALDELGARLGRAWSPVSHLNAVCNSPELRTAYEACLPKLSEYWTEMGQNKPLFEAYDALAKSPAAANFDVAQKTILEHALRDFRLSGIDLPAEQQKRYGEIQMRQSELTSKFSNQLLDATQAWTKHITDEARLNGLTDSAKAQMKQTAEAKSLDGWLITLEFPSYYAVMTYADDRALREEVYAAYCTRASDQGPNAGQNDNGPLMAEILDLRQELARLLGFANYSELSLASKMAESTDQVLSFLRDLAVRSKPFAEQDLAELKAFAAEQGLDDLQSWDVGYYSEKLRQQRYSISQEEVRAWFPVDKVLTGLFAIVQKLYGIEIRELKDFDTWHPDVRLFEIQENGQHVGRFFFDLYARANKRGGAWMDGARDKRRDAKGKLIAPVANLVCNFTPPVGGKPALLTHDEVTTLFHEFGHGLHHLLTCVEHAGASGINGVAWDAVELPSQFMENWCWEPEGLALISGHYESGEALPQAMLDKMLAAKNFQSGLMMVRQLEFSLFDFELHATHGDGRSVLDVLEGVRAEVSVLRPPAYNRFANGFAHIFAGGYAAGYYSYKWAEVLSADAFSKFEEEGVFNANTGRAFREAILARGGSQEPMVLFVDFRGREPSIDALLRHLGLSQEAA, encoded by the coding sequence GTGACCGCGAACAATCCCCTGCTGCAAGACTTCGACCTGCCGCCCTACTCGCAGATCAAACCGGAGCACGTCGAGCCCGCCGTCGACCAGATCCTGGCCGACAGCCGCACGGCCATCACCAAGCTGCTTGAACAGCAGCAGACCAATCCGAGCTGGGATGGCCTAGTGCTGGCGCTGGACGAGCTGGGCGCGCGCCTGGGCCGCGCCTGGAGCCCGGTGAGCCACCTCAACGCGGTGTGCAACAGCCCTGAACTGCGCACGGCCTATGAGGCCTGCCTGCCCAAACTGTCGGAATACTGGACGGAAATGGGCCAGAACAAGCCGCTGTTCGAGGCCTATGACGCACTGGCCAAGAGCCCGGCTGCGGCCAATTTCGACGTGGCGCAGAAGACCATCCTCGAACACGCGCTGCGTGACTTCCGCCTGAGCGGCATCGACCTGCCGGCCGAGCAGCAAAAGCGCTACGGCGAAATCCAGATGCGCCAGTCCGAGCTGACCAGCAAATTCTCCAACCAGCTGCTCGACGCCACCCAGGCCTGGACCAAGCACATCACTGATGAAGCGCGCCTGAACGGCCTGACCGACTCGGCCAAGGCACAGATGAAACAGACCGCCGAGGCCAAGAGCCTGGACGGCTGGCTGATCACCCTGGAGTTCCCCAGCTACTACGCGGTGATGACCTACGCCGACGACCGCGCGCTGCGCGAAGAGGTGTATGCCGCCTACTGCACCCGCGCCTCCGACCAGGGGCCGAATGCCGGGCAGAACGACAATGGCCCGCTGATGGCCGAGATTCTCGACCTGCGCCAGGAGCTGGCGCGCCTGCTCGGTTTCGCCAACTACAGCGAGCTGAGCCTGGCCAGCAAGATGGCCGAATCCACCGACCAGGTGCTGAGCTTCCTGCGTGACCTGGCGGTACGCAGCAAGCCCTTCGCCGAGCAGGATCTGGCCGAGCTGAAAGCCTTCGCCGCCGAACAGGGCCTGGATGACCTGCAAAGCTGGGACGTCGGCTACTACAGCGAGAAACTGCGCCAGCAACGCTACAGCATCTCCCAGGAAGAGGTGCGCGCCTGGTTCCCGGTGGACAAGGTGCTCACCGGCCTGTTCGCCATCGTGCAGAAGCTCTACGGCATCGAGATTCGCGAGCTGAAAGACTTCGACACCTGGCACCCGGACGTACGCCTGTTCGAGATTCAGGAAAACGGCCAACACGTCGGCCGCTTCTTCTTCGACCTCTACGCCCGCGCCAACAAGCGTGGCGGCGCCTGGATGGACGGCGCCCGCGATAAGCGCCGCGACGCTAAGGGCAAGCTGATCGCCCCGGTGGCCAACCTGGTGTGCAACTTCACCCCGCCGGTCGGCGGCAAGCCGGCGCTGCTGACCCACGATGAGGTCACCACCCTGTTCCACGAGTTCGGCCACGGCCTGCACCACCTGTTGACCTGCGTCGAGCATGCCGGCGCCTCGGGCATCAACGGTGTGGCCTGGGACGCGGTCGAGCTGCCCAGCCAGTTCATGGAGAACTGGTGCTGGGAGCCGGAAGGCCTGGCGCTGATCTCCGGCCACTATGAAAGCGGTGAGGCGCTGCCGCAGGCCATGCTGGACAAGATGCTGGCGGCGAAGAACTTCCAGTCCGGGCTGATGATGGTGCGCCAGCTGGAGTTCTCCCTGTTCGACTTCGAGCTGCATGCCACCCACGGCGACGGCCGCAGCGTGCTGGACGTGCTCGAAGGCGTGCGCGCCGAGGTCTCGGTACTGCGCCCACCGGCCTACAACCGCTTCGCCAACGGCTTCGCACATATCTTCGCCGGTGGCTATGCGGCCGGTTACTACAGCTACAAGTGGGCCGAAGTGCTCAGCGCCGATGCCTTCTCCAAGTTCGAGGAAGAAGGTGTGTTCAACGCCAATACCGGCCGCGCCTTCCGCGAGGCGATCCTGGCCCGTGGCGGTTCGCAGGAGCCCATGGTGCTGTTCGTCGACTTCCGCGGTCGTGAGCCGAGCATCGATGCCCTGCTGCGCCACCTCGGCCTGAGCCAGGAGGCCGCATGA
- a CDS encoding YheV family putative zinc ribbon protein has protein sequence MSDAPVNSTPKRFIAGAVCPACSETDSIKMWNVDGVPHRECVKCGYADTLDARGNSVPKEIPTRVNVSGLKPKVADPNVQAVQFFPNPKLKKPSEPT, from the coding sequence ATGAGCGACGCCCCGGTGAACAGCACGCCAAAACGCTTCATCGCCGGCGCCGTGTGCCCGGCGTGCAGCGAGACCGACAGCATCAAGATGTGGAACGTCGACGGCGTGCCGCACCGTGAATGCGTCAAGTGCGGCTATGCCGACACCCTCGACGCACGCGGCAACTCGGTGCCCAAGGAGATTCCCACGCGGGTCAACGTCAGCGGTCTGAAGCCCAAAGTGGCCGATCCCAACGTGCAGGCGGTGCAGTTCTTTCCTAATCCCAAGCTGAAGAAACCGAGCGAGCCCACCTAG
- a CDS encoding AraC family transcriptional regulator codes for MSTNRQPATLHRSLPELPSLPRPLYGRTESLTNRALTFRHTHPWVQLSYAIAGVLEVQTLGARFVAPPQRAVWVPAGVEHQVFSSPRTEMRSLYIDGSAVPWGPAECRVLAVSPLLRELIRGFSALPAEYDEQGAPGRLAAVLLDELRAAPDVALMLPLPQDARLREVCQGLEDATLRQLGLAEWGERLGVSEKTLSRLFLRETGLSFRVWRQRQRLLDALTPLEQGERVTDVALACGYDSLSAFIAAFRRQFGATPGEFFRE; via the coding sequence GTGTCGACAAACAGACAGCCCGCCACCCTGCATCGCAGCCTGCCCGAGCTGCCGAGCCTGCCTCGGCCACTCTATGGCCGCACTGAATCGCTGACCAACCGCGCCCTGACCTTTCGCCATACGCACCCTTGGGTGCAACTGTCCTACGCCATCGCCGGGGTACTCGAGGTGCAGACTCTTGGCGCGCGCTTCGTCGCTCCGCCACAGCGCGCGGTGTGGGTACCGGCAGGTGTCGAGCATCAGGTGTTCAGCTCGCCGCGTACCGAGATGCGCAGTCTGTACATCGACGGTAGCGCGGTGCCCTGGGGGCCGGCCGAATGCCGGGTGCTGGCGGTCAGCCCCCTACTGCGCGAGCTGATTCGCGGCTTCAGTGCGTTACCGGCCGAGTATGACGAGCAGGGCGCGCCGGGCAGGCTGGCTGCGGTGTTGCTGGACGAATTGCGCGCTGCACCGGACGTGGCGCTGATGCTGCCGTTGCCGCAAGACGCGCGGCTGCGCGAGGTGTGTCAGGGGCTGGAGGATGCCACGCTGCGTCAGTTGGGGCTGGCCGAATGGGGCGAGCGCCTGGGGGTGTCGGAAAAGACCCTGAGCCGGTTGTTCCTGCGTGAAACGGGCCTGAGCTTTCGCGTGTGGCGCCAGCGCCAGCGCCTGCTCGATGCGCTCACCCCGCTGGAGCAGGGCGAGCGTGTCACCGACGTGGCGCTGGCCTGCGGCTACGACTCGTTATCGGCGTTTATCGCTGCCTTTCGCCGCCAGTTCGGTGCGACGCCCGGGGAGTTTTTCCGCGAGTAA
- a CDS encoding bile acid:sodium symporter family protein gives MFLRRLLPDNFTLTLLAVVLAATLLPASGQIATIFEWITNLAIALLFFMHGAKLSRQAILAGAGHWRLHLLVFACTFILFPLLGLALSPALEPLLGKELYLGMLYLCALPATVQSAIAFTSLARGNIPAAICSAAASSLLGIFLTPLLVAFLMGVHGDNGSTLDAVGKISLQLLLPFVLGQIAQRWIGGWVNQNKSWLKYVDQSSILLVVYTAFSAAVIGGLWQQVPLATLLLVIAACCVLLALALMLTHLLGKWMGFSLEDRITILFCGSKKSLATGVPMAQVLFAGSAIGVLILPLMLFHQIQLMVCAVLAQRYAKREEAPQTAAV, from the coding sequence ATGTTCCTGCGCCGCCTGCTGCCCGACAATTTCACCCTGACCCTGCTCGCCGTGGTACTCGCCGCCACGTTGCTGCCTGCCAGCGGCCAGATCGCCACGATCTTCGAGTGGATCACCAACCTGGCCATCGCCCTGCTGTTCTTCATGCACGGCGCCAAGCTGTCGCGCCAGGCGATTCTTGCGGGTGCCGGGCACTGGCGTCTGCACCTGCTGGTGTTTGCCTGCACCTTCATCCTCTTCCCGCTGCTCGGCCTGGCGCTCAGTCCAGCACTGGAGCCGCTGCTGGGCAAAGAGCTGTACCTGGGCATGCTCTACCTGTGCGCCCTGCCGGCCACCGTGCAATCGGCCATCGCCTTCACTTCGCTGGCGCGCGGCAACATCCCGGCGGCGATCTGCAGCGCTGCAGCCTCCAGCCTGCTGGGTATCTTCCTCACCCCGCTGCTGGTGGCCTTCCTGATGGGCGTGCACGGCGACAACGGCTCGACCCTCGACGCCGTCGGCAAGATCAGCCTGCAGTTGCTGCTACCGTTCGTTCTCGGCCAGATCGCTCAGCGCTGGATAGGCGGCTGGGTAAACCAGAACAAGAGCTGGCTGAAATACGTCGACCAGAGCTCGATCCTGCTGGTGGTCTACACCGCCTTCAGCGCCGCGGTGATCGGCGGCCTGTGGCAGCAGGTACCGCTGGCCACTCTGCTACTGGTGATTGCCGCCTGCTGCGTGTTGTTGGCGCTGGCCCTGATGTTGACCCACCTGCTGGGCAAATGGATGGGCTTCAGCCTGGAAGACCGCATCACCATCCTCTTCTGTGGCTCGAAAAAGAGCCTGGCCACCGGCGTGCCGATGGCACAGGTGCTGTTCGCCGGCAGCGCCATCGGCGTGCTGATCCTGCCGCTGATGCTGTTCCACCAGATCCAGTTGATGGTCTGCGCGGTGCTGGCACAGCGTTACGCCAAACGCGAGGAGGCACCGCAGACCGCGGCCGTCTGA
- a CDS encoding PA0069 family radical SAM protein — MSVSLPPRGRGTASNPHNRYAPTRSQQEDDGWYQDETPPSRATEVRKEQAKTAITRNNSPDVGFDRSVNPYRGCEHGCIYCFARPTHAYWDMSPGIDFETRLIAKTNLAERLEEQLQKPGYVPQPIALGMNTDAYQPIEREQRLTRQTLEILLRYKHPLHLITKGSLILRDLDLLSELAQHNLVSVAFSLTTLDDELKRIMEPRTAAPAARLRAMRTLHEAGVPVSVMCAPMIPQINDMELEALLEAARDAGARSAGYVLLRLPLEIAGVFEEWLQVHFPDRAAHVMSLIRQSRGGKNYDSRFGSRMRGEGLFADLLEQRFRLARRKLGLDRRGSVMLDCSQFCPPGAQLSLL, encoded by the coding sequence ATGTCCGTCAGCCTGCCGCCACGTGGCCGTGGCACCGCCAGCAACCCGCACAACCGCTATGCGCCAACCCGCTCGCAGCAGGAAGACGACGGCTGGTATCAGGACGAAACACCACCAAGTCGCGCCACCGAAGTGCGCAAGGAGCAGGCGAAGACGGCGATCACCCGCAACAACTCGCCGGACGTCGGCTTCGACCGCTCGGTGAATCCCTACCGCGGCTGCGAGCACGGCTGCATCTACTGCTTCGCAAGGCCAACTCACGCTTACTGGGACATGTCGCCAGGCATCGACTTCGAAACCCGTCTGATCGCCAAGACCAACCTGGCCGAGCGCCTCGAAGAGCAACTGCAGAAACCCGGCTACGTGCCGCAGCCGATTGCCCTTGGCATGAATACCGACGCCTACCAGCCCATCGAGCGTGAACAGCGCCTGACCCGCCAGACCCTGGAAATCCTGCTGCGCTACAAGCACCCGCTGCACCTGATCACCAAGGGCTCGCTGATCCTGCGCGACCTCGACCTGCTCAGCGAGCTGGCCCAGCACAACCTGGTCAGCGTGGCCTTCAGCCTGACCACCCTGGATGACGAACTGAAACGCATCATGGAGCCGCGTACCGCCGCCCCAGCTGCTCGCCTGCGTGCCATGCGCACGCTGCACGAGGCAGGTGTTCCGGTGAGCGTGATGTGCGCGCCGATGATTCCACAGATCAACGACATGGAGCTGGAGGCGCTACTCGAAGCCGCCCGTGATGCCGGCGCCCGCTCGGCCGGCTACGTGCTGCTGCGCCTGCCGTTGGAGATCGCCGGGGTGTTCGAGGAGTGGCTGCAGGTGCACTTTCCGGATCGCGCCGCGCACGTGATGAGCCTGATTCGCCAGAGCCGCGGCGGCAAGAATTACGACAGCCGCTTCGGCAGCCGCATGCGTGGCGAGGGCCTGTTCGCTGACCTGCTAGAACAGCGTTTTCGTCTGGCGCGGCGCAAGCTCGGCCTGGATCGGCGCGGCAGCGTGATGCTGGACTGTTCGCAGTTCTGCCCGCCCGGTGCGCAATTGAGCCTGCTCTGA
- a CDS encoding carbonic anhydrase gives MPYKHQVIPLQTHEGTETADQALHSIVDGFKRFRNEVFPQQEELFKKLATAQNPRAMFITCADSRVVPELITQSSPGDLFVNRNVGNVVPAYGQMMGGVSTAIEYAVMALGVQHIVVCGHSDCGAMKAVLNPASLETMPTVKAWLRHAEVARSVVAENCNCSDDKETLAVLTEENVVAQLNHLCTHPSVAAKLARGQLFIHGWVYDIETSQIKAYDAELGSFLPLDGDKIPMATPRSRFPQD, from the coding sequence ATGCCTTACAAACACCAGGTGATTCCGCTTCAGACCCACGAGGGCACCGAAACCGCCGATCAGGCGCTGCACAGCATCGTCGATGGCTTCAAGCGCTTTCGCAACGAGGTCTTCCCGCAGCAGGAAGAGCTGTTCAAGAAGCTCGCCACCGCCCAGAACCCCCGCGCCATGTTCATCACCTGCGCCGACTCGCGCGTGGTGCCGGAACTGATCACGCAAAGCTCGCCCGGCGACCTGTTCGTCAACCGCAACGTCGGTAACGTGGTGCCGGCCTATGGGCAGATGATGGGCGGCGTTTCCACCGCCATCGAATACGCGGTGATGGCCCTGGGCGTGCAGCACATCGTCGTTTGCGGCCACTCCGACTGCGGCGCGATGAAGGCCGTGCTCAACCCGGCATCGCTGGAAACCATGCCCACGGTAAAAGCCTGGTTGCGCCATGCCGAAGTCGCCCGCAGCGTGGTGGCAGAGAACTGCAACTGCAGCGACGACAAGGAAACCCTGGCAGTGCTCACCGAAGAAAACGTGGTGGCGCAGCTCAACCACCTGTGCACCCACCCTTCGGTAGCAGCCAAGCTGGCGCGCGGCCAGCTGTTCATCCATGGCTGGGTGTACGACATCGAAACCAGCCAGATCAAGGCCTACGATGCCGAGCTGGGCAGCTTCCTGCCGCTCGACGGCGACAAGATCCCGATGGCCACACCGCGCTCGCGCTTCCCGCAGGACTGA
- the oadA gene encoding sodium-extruding oxaloacetate decarboxylase subunit alpha encodes MSKKITVTDTVLRDAHQSLLATRMRTEDMLPICDKLDRVGYWSLEVWGGATFDSCVRFLKEDPWERLRQLKAALPNTRLQMLLRGQNLLGYRHYSDDVVKAFVAKAAVNGIDVFRIFDAMNDVRNLRVAIEAVKAAGKHAQGTIAYTTSPVHTNEAFVAQAKAMQAMGIDSIAIKDMAGLLTPYATFELVKALKSEVDLPVFIHSHDTAGLGSMCQLKAIEAGADHIDTAISSLAWGTSHPGTESMVAALKGSEFDTGLDLELIQEIGMYFHAVRKKYHQFESEFTGVDTRVQVNQVPGGMISNLANQLKEQGALNRMNEVLEEIPRVRADLGFPPLVTPTSQIVGTQAFFNVLAGERYKTITNEVKLYLQGRYGKAPGKVDEQLRKQAIGSEEVIDVRPADLLKPELARLREEIGSLAKSEEDVLTFAMFPDIGRKFLEERAAGTLKPEELLPMPNGQGKAAPVGGEGVPTEFVVDVHGESYRVDITGVGVKGDGKRHFYLSIDGMPEEVVFEPLNDFVAGSGGKRKQAAAPGDVSTTMPGNIVDVLVKEGDTVKAGQAVLITEAMKMETEVQAPIAGTVKAVHVAKGDRVNPGEVLVEIEG; translated from the coding sequence ATGAGCAAGAAGATCACCGTTACCGATACCGTCCTGCGCGATGCCCACCAGTCGCTGCTGGCCACGCGCATGCGCACCGAAGACATGCTGCCGATCTGCGACAAGCTCGACCGCGTCGGCTACTGGTCGCTGGAAGTCTGGGGCGGCGCCACCTTCGACTCGTGCGTGCGCTTCCTAAAGGAAGACCCGTGGGAGCGCCTGCGCCAGCTCAAGGCTGCGCTGCCCAACACCCGTCTGCAGATGCTCCTGCGCGGGCAGAACCTGCTCGGCTATCGCCACTACAGCGATGACGTGGTCAAGGCGTTCGTGGCCAAGGCAGCGGTCAACGGCATCGACGTGTTCCGCATCTTCGATGCGATGAACGACGTGCGTAACCTGCGCGTGGCCATCGAGGCGGTCAAGGCTGCCGGCAAGCATGCCCAGGGCACCATCGCCTACACCACCAGCCCGGTGCACACCAACGAGGCCTTCGTCGCCCAGGCCAAGGCCATGCAGGCGATGGGCATCGACTCCATCGCGATCAAGGACATGGCCGGCCTGCTCACGCCGTACGCCACCTTCGAACTGGTCAAGGCGCTGAAGAGCGAAGTCGACCTGCCGGTGTTCATCCACAGTCACGACACCGCCGGTCTCGGTTCGATGTGCCAGCTCAAGGCCATCGAAGCCGGTGCCGACCACATCGACACCGCCATCTCCAGCCTGGCCTGGGGCACCAGCCATCCGGGCACCGAGTCGATGGTCGCCGCGCTCAAGGGCAGCGAGTTCGACACCGGCCTGGATCTGGAGCTGATCCAGGAAATCGGCATGTACTTCCATGCCGTGCGCAAGAAATACCACCAGTTCGAGAGCGAGTTCACCGGCGTGGATACCCGCGTGCAGGTCAACCAGGTGCCGGGCGGGATGATTTCCAACCTGGCCAACCAGCTCAAGGAGCAGGGCGCGCTGAACCGCATGAACGAAGTGCTGGAAGAGATTCCGCGCGTGCGTGCCGACCTCGGCTTCCCGCCGCTGGTGACGCCGACTTCGCAGATCGTCGGCACCCAGGCGTTCTTCAACGTGCTGGCCGGCGAGCGCTACAAGACCATCACCAACGAAGTGAAGCTGTACCTGCAGGGTCGCTACGGCAAGGCGCCGGGCAAGGTCGATGAGCAACTGCGCAAGCAGGCCATCGGCAGCGAAGAAGTGATCGACGTGCGCCCGGCCGACCTGCTCAAACCCGAGCTGGCGCGCCTGCGTGAAGAGATCGGCAGCCTGGCCAAGTCCGAAGAGGACGTGCTGACCTTCGCCATGTTCCCCGATATCGGGCGCAAGTTCCTCGAAGAGCGCGCGGCCGGCACCCTCAAACCGGAAGAGCTGCTGCCCATGCCGAATGGTCAGGGCAAGGCCGCGCCGGTGGGCGGTGAGGGCGTGCCAACCGAGTTCGTGGTCGACGTGCATGGCGAAAGCTACCGTGTGGACATCACTGGTGTTGGCGTCAAGGGCGACGGCAAGCGTCACTTCTACCTGTCCATCGACGGCATGCCGGAAGAAGTGGTGTTCGAGCCGCTCAACGATTTCGTCGCAGGCAGCGGTGGCAAGCGTAAACAGGCCGCTGCACCGGGCGACGTCTCCACCACCATGCCAGGCAACATCGTCGATGTACTGGTCAAGGAAGGTGACACGGTCAAGGCGGGTCAGGCGGTGCTGATCACCGAAGCAATGAAGATGGAAACCGAAGTACAGGCGCCGATTGCCGGCACCGTCAAGGCCGTTCACGTGGCCAAGGGCGACCGCGTCAATCCGGGCGAAGTACTGGTGGAAATCGAAGGTTAA
- a CDS encoding acetyl-CoA carboxylase biotin carboxylase subunit, with amino-acid sequence MIRKILIANRGEIAVRIVRACAEMGIRSVAIYSDADRHALHVKRADEAHSIGEDPLAGYLNPRKLVNLAVETGCDALHPGYGFLSENAELAEICAERGIKFIGPSAEVIRRMGDKTEARRSMMAAGVPCTPGTEGNVADLAEALREAERIGYPVMLKATSGGGGRGIRRCNSREELEQAYPRVISEATKAFGSAEVFLEKCIVNPKHIEAQILADSFGNTVHLYERDCSIQRRNQKLIEIAPSPQLTPEQRAYIGDLAVRAAQAVGYENAGTVEFLLAEGEVYFMEMNTRVQVEHTITEEITGIDIVREQIRIASGLPLSVKQEDIIHRGYALQFRINAEDPKNNFLPSFGKITRYYAPGGPGVRTDTAIYTGYTIPPYYDSMCLKLIVWALTWEEAMDRGLRALDDMRVQGVRTTAPYYQEILRNPEFRSGQFNTSFVESHPELTQYSIKRNPSHLAIAIATAIAAHAGL; translated from the coding sequence GTGATAAGAAAAATACTGATCGCCAACCGTGGTGAGATTGCCGTCCGCATCGTGCGAGCTTGCGCCGAGATGGGTATCCGCTCGGTGGCGATCTACTCCGATGCGGACCGTCATGCGTTGCACGTCAAGCGTGCCGACGAAGCGCACAGCATTGGTGAAGACCCGCTGGCTGGCTATCTGAACCCGCGCAAGCTGGTCAACCTGGCCGTGGAAACCGGCTGCGATGCGCTGCACCCGGGTTACGGTTTTCTGTCCGAAAATGCCGAACTTGCAGAGATCTGCGCCGAACGTGGGATCAAATTCATAGGCCCGAGCGCGGAAGTCATCCGCCGCATGGGCGACAAGACCGAAGCCCGCCGCAGCATGATGGCCGCTGGCGTGCCCTGCACCCCCGGCACTGAAGGCAACGTCGCCGATCTGGCCGAAGCCCTGCGTGAAGCCGAGCGCATTGGCTACCCGGTGATGCTCAAGGCCACCTCCGGTGGCGGCGGTCGTGGCATTCGCCGCTGCAACAGCCGTGAGGAGCTGGAGCAGGCCTACCCGCGGGTCATTTCCGAGGCGACCAAGGCCTTCGGCAGCGCCGAAGTCTTCCTGGAAAAATGCATCGTCAATCCGAAGCATATCGAGGCGCAGATCCTCGCCGACAGCTTCGGCAACACCGTGCACCTGTACGAGCGCGATTGCTCGATCCAGCGCCGTAATCAGAAGCTGATCGAAATCGCCCCGAGCCCGCAGCTCACTCCCGAGCAGCGCGCCTATATCGGTGACCTCGCCGTGCGCGCCGCGCAGGCGGTGGGCTACGAGAATGCCGGCACCGTGGAGTTCCTGCTCGCTGAAGGCGAGGTGTACTTCATGGAGATGAACACCCGGGTGCAGGTGGAGCACACCATCACCGAGGAAATCACCGGCATCGACATCGTTCGCGAGCAGATCCGCATCGCCAGCGGCCTGCCGCTGTCGGTCAAGCAGGAAGACATCATCCACCGCGGTTATGCCCTGCAGTTCCGGATCAACGCCGAAGACCCGAAGAACAACTTCCTGCCCTCGTTCGGCAAGATCACCCGTTACTACGCGCCCGGCGGCCCTGGCGTGCGCACCGACACGGCGATCTACACCGGTTACACCATTCCGCCCTATTACGACTCGATGTGCCTGAAGCTGATCGTCTGGGCGCTGACCTGGGAAGAGGCGATGGACCGCGGCCTGCGCGCACTGGACGACATGCGCGTGCAGGGCGTGCGCACCACCGCGCCTTATTACCAGGAAATCCTGCGTAACCCGGAATTCCGTAGCGGCCAGTTCAATACCAGCTTCGTCGAAAGCCACCCGGAACTGACCCAGTACTCGATCAAGCGCAACCCGTCGCACCTGGCCATCGCCATCGCCACCGCCATCGCTGCCCACGCGGGCCTGTAG
- a CDS encoding LysR family transcriptional regulator: MRKTLLRMTLRQLQVFRAVCEHGSYSRAAEDMSLTQPAVSLQIRQLEELVGQPLFDYVGKKLYLTEAAEALKRASSDIFGRLESLDMQLSDLQGSLQGQLNLCIESSAKYFIPHLFAEFRRQYPDVILNLTVVNHALVVRRLTQSRDDLMIMSQVPQDMALDFMPFLNNPIIAVAPPDHPLCEADSLQLQDLTTYPLLIRESGSGTRRACEEYCHQKRAHFPHTLEIGSLESQREAVLAGLGIALLPRDAVRLELQHGLLRELPVAELPLQRSWCVVNIRGRRLSPVAQAFVDFIRTERARIVKLAERFQAISAGSGKNLAGSA, translated from the coding sequence GTGCGTAAAACCCTGCTGCGCATGACGCTGCGCCAGCTTCAGGTGTTCCGAGCGGTGTGCGAACACGGCTCCTACAGCCGCGCAGCCGAGGACATGTCACTGACCCAACCGGCCGTGAGCCTGCAGATTCGTCAGCTGGAAGAGCTGGTCGGCCAGCCCTTGTTCGATTATGTCGGCAAGAAGCTTTACCTGACCGAGGCAGCCGAGGCACTCAAACGGGCCAGCAGCGATATTTTCGGCCGCCTGGAGAGCCTGGATATGCAGCTGTCAGACCTGCAAGGCTCACTGCAGGGGCAGCTCAATTTGTGCATCGAATCCAGCGCCAAGTACTTCATTCCCCACCTGTTCGCCGAATTTCGCCGCCAATACCCGGATGTCATTCTTAACCTGACAGTGGTCAACCACGCCCTGGTGGTGCGCCGCCTGACCCAGAGCCGCGATGACCTGATGATCATGAGCCAGGTACCGCAGGACATGGCGCTGGACTTCATGCCCTTCCTCAACAACCCGATCATCGCCGTGGCACCGCCCGATCACCCGCTGTGCGAGGCGGACAGCCTGCAGTTGCAGGACCTCACCACCTACCCACTGCTGATCCGCGAAAGCGGCTCAGGCACTCGCCGCGCCTGCGAGGAGTACTGCCACCAGAAACGCGCACACTTCCCACATACGTTGGAAATCGGCTCGCTGGAGTCGCAGCGCGAAGCAGTGCTGGCCGGGCTCGGCATTGCCCTGCTACCGCGTGATGCGGTGCGCCTGGAGTTACAGCATGGCCTGCTGCGCGAGCTGCCGGTGGCCGAGTTGCCCTTGCAGCGCAGCTGGTGCGTGGTGAATATCCGCGGTCGCCGTCTGTCCCCGGTGGCGCAGGCCTTCGTCGACTTCATCCGCACCGAACGCGCGCGCATCGTCAAACTGGCTGAACGCTTTCAGGCCATCAGCGCAGGATCGGGCAAGAATCTCGCAGGATCGGCCTAA